The Alosa alosa isolate M-15738 ecotype Scorff River chromosome 8, AALO_Geno_1.1, whole genome shotgun sequence genome contains the following window.
GCCAAACAAGCTTGCTTTTTGTAGGCTAAGCTTTCCTAGCTAGTTAGCTGCTCAGTGAGCTGTGAAACTGTATGGCAGCCTCGCTTGTAAGGTAGCTAGCTGACTTTGCTAGCCGGCGAAGGTTTGCATCTACTGTTAGCTGAGCTGGTGTTATATGTAAAAAGTCATCATTGTTGTTCAGTCCTTTAACGTTTTAGTCATAGTTTGTCGGAATTGTTCCCACCTAACATAACACGACGGCCACATTTGCCCTTTGAGCGCCTGAAGCTGCTATTTCTGTTCTTTCAGTACAACAAAAAGTGTTCTGGCTTGGTAGCTattgttagctaacgttagcttttcgTCTGTTTGCTAAATTAGCTGGTAATCTCACCGGTGTTTTATCTACAATGTAATGTTATATAATGTCCTATATTGCAATAGACTGTTTAACTGTTAACGTTAGTCGATGTGTGATTTACTGTCCCTGTGGGTGCTTCATGTTTTAAGTTCCATCCAAAATATAGGTCCCATAAGACAAACAGGCAAGTTAGTTGCTGTGTTCATTCAGCGACTCATCCAAGTGTGAAATACATGGTTAATCATGCACAGATTTTAAGACATGCTTAATTAACAATGAGCACTCTTctgcatttattttctttacGTAGAGGAAGACTGCCGAAGAAAATGGAAGAGCTTGAGAGACATGTTCATCAAAGATAAACGCTCTGAACAGCGGCGACGAGCTTCAGGGGGCACACATCGGAGCTGGAAGTACAGCTGGCAAATGGCCTTCCTGACCCCCTTCATACAGTCGAAGACCTCACAAGCCAATGCGGCCATAGACGATCCAGACGATGAGCGCGACGATGAAGATAGGGAGGACGAGAGACCGGCAGATAGCAATTCATCTTTTGTTATACACGAAATCGAAGGAGAACACAGTGGACTGGACGCGTCCTCTCACTTCCCCGCTTCTGGTTCCCACAAGTCCAGCAGGAAAAGGAAATGGCAGGTAGACGGGACAGATGAGTTGGAAGATGAGATGTTTCTCTTCAGCTTGCTCCCTTACCTTAGACGGCTACCTTACGCCAAGAAGAgtgctgtaaaactgaaaatacacCAAATACTATATGAAGCAGAGTTTCAGTAGAATTTAGCTTATCTTTAATTTACAAAGTTTTTTATACTAAGAGAAAATGGTTGTTCCCTCTGTATCAGCCTGTCAGAAAGTTTAACACGACAACAATTGCACAACAGATGTGTTGTGACATTTTCTCCGAATAAATCCAGCCAACACATCTGACTAATTTAGTTATTGGGTGGTTTTGTTTTACAATAAGTAGATCTCGGCACCAAATTAATTATGTTCATATTTCATGACAATTTTACCTCCATCTTGTTTTGGAGACCTCTATGGTAACATGTAGGCCATGAAGTTagttttaaaataaatggtaaGTTTGTCAGCTTGGTGTGTTTTAAGTTTCCACTGGTCCCTGTAAACTGTTCTTTCCCATGCTTGGTGTCATGTCCACTATGTTGATGTTTGACATGGATGGCCCTTGTTTATGTTGATGCGATGGTTGTGATTGTCCTGTCCAAAGAATATGTACCATCACCAAtggaaaatatgaaatattataAGGAGCACTGATTCAGTGAAATGAAGAAGGCCTGAAACTTACAAACATCTAAAAGTGTGTCTGAGGGGTATCCCAAGTACATGGCTTAGTGACTGACTTgagttaaaggtgcagtcagcgatcgtatgcgatttcaagcccatagtATTTTTTGTCGTCAtgtcagcaatcatctcctctcGACTGCATCTCCTCTAGCTGCCTAttctgtgagtacactgtaaaaaaaactggTCTCTATAGTCAACCCAGGCTCCgaaaaaactggaaacaaagtgggggcagcctgtctcccaaacaaaaacgaaactgTCGAGTTTCTGTGGGAGGagtgaagggaggggtgagctacctctttggtgtgtttcgtttggtccttggttaaaatataatgtacgttGTTTTGGTCAAAAGCATCTGTTAAtgcatttaaatataaacataaacacaaacaaacctgaCTTCCTGCATGATCACTCACAGTACATTTAACTCCTCAGGGTAAGTGGTAAACTTCCTTATGGAACAGCTCTTAGGTTTTTGTTTTGTGAGGAAAACTAAGACGTGGGGATGTTCCGTTTATCACTAGGTTTGCGAAGTAAACAATATACTTGGGATACCCCTTGAAAAGGGTAGTGGACACAGCATAATTGTTAGTGTAATTGAAAGGGCATCTCTTGTTATTATGTCAGACACGGCATGTCTTGCTTTCCTTTGGTATGTTCTGAAGACTTGAGCAACACTAGAGGACCTAATTTAAATGACAGGCAATGTGCAAAGTCAGTCAATGAACAAAGTGGCTCATGCATGAACTACAGCAattgtgtgatgtgtaagagcATTCAACTGATCTACTTATGTTTGCACTCAGGATCTTACTAGCAATAGATAGAGCATCAGCAATTTGTCTTagggcctccttacaccaaacgactatgacaagatttgggaaaggctcttgaaagattgtagtcttttgagtaacgCTTGAATGGgaggcattagttaaaagactccaatcttttaAGAATCTTTCCTAAAtcatgtcaaagttgtttggtgtaaggaggccctAATTCACCTGGCGGCCAGAGccaggctacagggtacacttgccattacacctcagtgcagcagatggtggtaatgcactccgtttgcaaactgccaaaaaaaaaaaagctcatcGAAAAAGAGGAAGGGTTCGCTGATTCTTCTTCAGTTAGTTTTTTTGGTGGACTGCTGGACTTAAGTGTAATaagtgtaatggcaagtgtaccctgtagcctcgctctggccgccgggtgaaaaAGGCGAATAGATAACAGAATTGCCCTGTCATTAGGGGTCCAAGCAGAAAAACTGTAAAGCCGCGTTGACATTATGTCTTTTCAGCTCCGATTTTCGCAAGCTGCCCCCAGCTGGAAGTTGAGACTACCATCCTATTCACTCCTCTGTTTTGCCGGATTGGATTTGTTGGACACGTTGATATTGGTTAACACGAGGACCTCTGACGGATTCGCTGCACGCTTGTTCGGATACGTTTACGTGAGCTGTTAAGCTAAACAATGCTCGTAAGGGTCGTAAGTTTGATTTCTGGCATAGGCACTGGCAGCTATCAGAAGACGGTGACCTGTGACCTGCATTAAGCTCTGCAAATGCTTGGACCCCGTTCACAAGTGCTTGCAGACAGATTTCAATGAGcattataggcctactgtgtttttctttttgtcagCCCTTTAGATTAGGGCCATTTGTGTGTGATCTTGAACTTTTAagtgcaaagtgcaaagacaatggCTCTGTTTAAAACGGTAaaaactgctgccttttaagatgtCTAACTGGGGAGCGAGGCAACAAGTGCGGTACAAaaccgaaaaaaaaaactctttttgCTATATCTGAATAACGGTagtttttgaaggcagcatcgaaCAGTGAATAGCCATAGTAGTTTTTGTCACTGAGGTTTAATTGGGCTTATGACCAATGCCCAGATGTTTGTGCTATGGGGATCGGGGAACTTCACCTGCATGCATCACATAATTTACGGAATATATCAGTGTTGTGAGATGACCCCTGACAACACTAACACGATGTTCCATAAATTATGTGGTGCACGGGGATGAATTGCATGCTTATAAGTCGTGTAGCACAAATATCACACAGCTGTATGTGAACTGTGGCCCCTTGATAATTGATTTTACCAGTAGTCACCATCAGGGGGCGGTAAAACAACACGAAAGGCTTTTGTGACCCAGAATGATGTAAACATCTGGGGGTCTCTGAAAGGTGAGTGTGGGCCATAAATGGCTATTCTACACCCTTCATATCCACCTGAAGGAGTCAGTCTATACAATACTAAAATCTGTTTCACATTTTCCACTGATGTTCTGTCAGCCAATTGAGtgaaagtaaaaagtaaagtgCAGAGCCTACATAAAAGGGGCCTGCGCAAAACAGCAAACGTAAACATAATAGTGACGTGATTTATGGAATTTAACTGTAGTGGCTGTGTAACTGCAAAGTGAACTTCAACATCTGCTTTGCGCTCCCCACTGATCAAAGGATGTATTGCAAGTTTGAGGTAAGGAGTGGTGTGGGCTAGTGCGGCTGAGTCGAGTgggctttgctttgctttttcaCATATCGCCATCCAATGGGATACTTCCTACTCCCTGTCCGCCGCAACGCCAcaggagctcacttcctgttagaGTACCACAATTCCAAACAGACAACAGGAATTTTTCGGGCGTCATGCTTGAACTCCTCTACAGGTCAGGATAAATCAAAGTAAGAGAATGCAATGTTTCTGTTCCTTTCAGCTATGTTTGGAGTGCTCTCATGGTGGCGTTGACTTTCATATAGCCAGTGTAAGAAGTAACGCTAACCTCGCTTGAAGCATACTGTATTTGTTATGCGTAGATTGCTAGCGTTACCTTCtcttacttaagtaaagtacgtTTATTTATCGAGCACAGCAAAAACTAACCCATGGGTATtatcatttaaaacatttctaACGCTACCCTCCTACATTCGTTTCTGTGGCTAAATAGCGTTTATATCTCTCTTCCCAGTTTTGGGGGTCAATGGATGAGAAAAGCGTGTTCTCGGCTAACTTACTTTCGTGATGTAGTTTGTGAATAAACAGTCGGCGAAGCTTACATTCTACAATTGCATCAGTCTTTGGCCATAGGAAAACTAGGAGCTAATTTTGCTAACAGTGGCTAGCTCTTCCATACCCATGCAAGCCAAGATGCGTCCCACGGTGAGTTGTATTGTTGCAATGGAATGCGATTGTAGTGCGCATTGCAACGAATGGATCGATAGAGTTTCATTATCATTTGTCCCACGTGATGCTCGGAGAAAGCTGTGACACACTCAACCTTATTCGGGGACATGGATATCACTAGTCGTGAGGAAAGTGTGT
Protein-coding sequences here:
- the LOC125299403 gene encoding MADF and BESS domain-containing protein — translated: MTLEERLISAVSDYPELYNSTLNSYKDTDRKAKAWRAVSLQVEMPEEDCRRKWKSLRDMFIKDKRSEQRRRASGGTHRSWKYSWQMAFLTPFIQSKTSQANAAIDDPDDERDDEDREDERPADSNSSFVIHEIEGEHSGLDASSHFPASGSHKSSRKRKWQVDGTDELEDEMFLFSLLPYLRRLPYAKKSAVKLKIHQILYEAEFQ